The genomic interval GTACGAGCTCGTCTCCCGGGAGACGGCCCGCGACGCGCTCGCCACCTACGACCTCGCGGAGCCGTACGCGAACACGGTCGCGCTCGAAACCATCAGCCTCGGCTCCGCGGTCTCGCTGTTGAACGACCTGAACTGGTACCTCGTCCGCTTCGCCGACGCCGCGCTCGTCCTCGAACCCTCCGTCAGCGACGAGGAGTGGCTCTCGCGGGAACTCGCCGCCGCGGTCCGCGACGACGAGGTGTCGGCCGAGGCGTCCGCGCGCTACCTGAAGGTGTACGGCGTGACGGCCGAGAACGAACTGGTCGAGCCGATGTTCGTGACCCGGACCGGCCACGAGCTCCCCGACTACGACCTCCGCGAGGTCGAGGACACCCTCCGCGTGCGCGTCACGGAGTCGGAGTTCGGGGCGTGATCGGACACAAGGGCTTAGACGGGGACGGCCGACGCCTCCGAGCGTGCCCTCCCTCACGAACCTGCTCTCGGACGCCGCCGACCGCCTCGACGGGGTCTGGTGGCTCGCCGCGGTTCCCGCCCTGCTCGCGTTCACGAACGTCGGCGCCTTCGCGCGGACCGGCCGCGTCGACACCCACGTCGGCGTCTCGTTCCCCCCGCCGCTCCCCGTGACCGACGCGTGGAGCTTTCTCAGCCTCCCGACCGACGGGGTCCGACTGGGCGTCGCGGGCGCGCCGGCCACGGCGGCCGCCTTCACCCTCGGCGGCGCGCTGCTCTCCGGGGTTCTCAGTGCCGGGTATCTCGGGACCGTCGACCGCCGCTGGGACCGCCGAACCGGCGAGTTCCTCGCCGACGTGCGCGCCCACGCCGTGCCGCTGGCCGGCTTCCACCTGCTCGTCGCCGTCGGCGCGTTCGCGGCGTTCGCGCTCGTGGAGGCAGTGCCGGCCCTGCTCCTGTTCGTCGTCCCCTCCTCCTGCTCGGCGCGTACCTGCTGTACCCCGCGCCGTACCTCGTCGTGACCGGGGACCGGGGACTCGTTCCCGCGCTCCGGCGCGCGTACGCGCTGACCGTGCCGGGCGGCGCGCCGCTGTCGTACTTCGCCCGGTACGTCCTCGCGGGGGCGGTCGTCTCCGTGCCCGCGACGCTGGTGTTCGTCAACCTCGGCGCGCTGGGGGCGACGCTCGGCGTCGTCGCGCTCGCGCCGGTCGCGCTGCTGTTCGACGCGGCCACGATGGGCTTCCTGAAGGAGGAGGCGGAGCCGGACGGCGGGGCGCCAACGACGTACGAACCCGCGATACGCCCGGTCGACTAGTCGAACATCCCGGTCGACATGTAGCGCTCGCCCGAGTCCCAGAACACCGTGACGACGAGCGGACAGTCCTCGGGGAGGTCCGTCTCGGGCGCGGTCGGCTCGCCGTGCAGGAGGTCCGTCGTCGCGTCCGGGCCGGGGCAGTCGGCCTCGTCCGCGAGCCGCTCGGCCACGCGCTTCGCCGCGAGGTTCGACGCGCCCGACGACTGGCCCACCAGAATCCCCTCCTCGCGGGCGAGGCGGCGACACTCGGCCTCCGCCGCCTCGATGCCGACCGTCTCCACCGAGTCGACGAGGTCGATGTCGAGGTTCGGGGAGACGAAACCCGGCCCCATCCCCTGAAAGGAGTCGTTCTCCGGCTCCTTCCCGGAGAGGACGGCGCTGTCCTCGGGCTCGACGGCGACGATTTCCACCTCGGGGAACGCCTCCCGCAGGCGGCGACCGATGCCTGAGAGCGTTCCCCCGGTTCCGACCCCGGCGACGAGCGCGTCCACCTCGCGGTCGCCCACCTGGTGGAGAATCTCCCTCGGTCGTCTCGTAGTGGGCGCGGGGGTTCGCCTCGTTCTCGAACTGCCGCAGTTGGACGGCGCCCGCCTCTTGCTCTATCTCGTCGGCGCGGTCCTTCGCGTCGGAGATGTCCCCCTCCACGAGTTCGAGGGTCGCACCGTACGCGCGCATCACGCGCTGGCGCTCGGGGGACTTCGAGGCCGGCATCACGATGGTGGCGTCGTACCCCTTCGCGGCGGCGACCATCGCGATGCCGATGCCGGTGTTGCCCGAGGTGGGTTCCACGATGGTGTCGCCCGGGTCGAGCGCGCCGTCGCGCTCCGCGGCCTCGACCATCGCGAGGGCGGGCCGGTCCTTCGCGCTCCCGCCGGGGTTCTTCGACTCCAATTTCGCGGCGACGACGCTGCCGGGCGGCGAGGCCACCTGCACGAGCGGCGAGCCGACGGTCCCCAGCACGCTTCGGTCCATTACCCGACCGTTGCCGCCGACGGGTAAGGGGTCTGCGGACACCGGCATGGTCTGCCGTCCGCTTTCGGTCGCCTGCCGCGGGCGCGGACGTTAAGCGACCGCGGGAGATAGAGAGGCCATGCAACTGGAGACGATGCGGCCGAACCCAGCGTGGGACGAGGCCTCCTACGAGGACGCCGTCGCGGCGTTCGCCGCGGTCGCCGACGAGATAACGGTGCGCGTGTGGGGCGGGGACTGGTGTAAGGACTGCCGGGCGCAACTGCCCGACTTCGGCGCGGCACTCGACGCCGCGGGCGTCCCCGAGGACCGCGTCCACCACTACCCGGTGGAGAAGAACGACGACGGCTCGAAGTCGGGCGAACTCGTCGACGAGTACGGCGTCGAACTGATTCCGACGGTCGTCGTGGAGCGCGACGGCGAGGAAGTGGCGCGGTTCGTCGAGGACGAACCCGTCCCCATCGTCGTCTACCTCGCCGACCGGCTCTGACGCCGCGCTACTTGTACCAGCAGTCTGCCCCGACCACGTCCCCTTCGACCCGCCCCGCGAACAGGTCGTAGAGCGCGCCGTCGAGCGTGACCTCCACCTCGCCGTCGGCGTCCGCGACCGTCACGACGGTCGTTCCCGCCCGCTCCGTCACGTTCCGGACGGTCGCCGCCGTCCACACCTCGGCGTCCGTGGCCGGGGGCTTCGCGCGGAGGCGGTCGTGCATTCGGACCCTCAGACCCGCTCGAACAGCGGGCCGGGGTGGCCGTCGTCGCCCTCGACGACGCCGGCGAGCGCCACCTCGTCGCCGATGGCGGCGTGTTCGTCGCCGAACCGACCCATCACCCTCGCGTCGCCGAGTTCGACGACGCCGACCTGGTAGCCGCGCTCCGCGACGCCGGCGGGCGGCACCTGTATCGTCGTCTCCGTGTGGACGACGCCCGTCATCGGGAGTTCGACCCGTTCGAGGTCGCGGTTCCCGCAGTGCGGGCACGCGCCCGTCGGGGTGCCGTTCGTGTGGCCGCAGGAGCACGCGAGGCCGAGCAGGCGGTCCTCGCGCAGGGCCTCGGTCCACTCCGCGTACGTCAGGGTCACGCGCGACCCTCCAGCACGCTGACGACGGTCGTAGCGGAGTCCCCGCCGAGGTTGTGTGCGACGCCGGTGTCGGCGCCGGCGACCTGCCGCTCGCCGACCGTGCCGCGTATCTGTTCCGTGAGTTCGACGATCTGGGCCGTGCCCGTCGCGCCGATGGGGTGGCCCTTCGCCTTCAGGCCGCCCGAGGGGTTGATGGGCCGGTCGCCGTCCAACGAGGTCCGACCCTCGGCCGCGTACGCGCCGCCCTCGCCGTCGGGGGCGAAGCCGATGGCCTCGCTCGCCAGCACCTCCGCGCCCGTGAAGCAGTCGTGGACCTCCGCGAAGTCCGCGTCGTCGGCCGTGATGCCGGCCTGTTCGTAGGCGCTCTCCGCGGCGTCGCGCGCGGCTTGCGTCGCGGTCAGGTTGGCTTTATCGCCGATGGGGACCACGTCCGTCGCGTGACCGACGCCGGTCACGTCGACCGGCGCGTCGTACGAGTCCGCGAGGTCGTCGCTCACGACGACCACGGCGCTTGCCCCGTCGGAGAACGGACAGCAGTCCATCAGCCGGAAGGGGTCGGCGACGACCGGTCCCTCCAGTACCTCCTCGACGGTCGTCTCCTTCCCGAAGTGGGCGCGGGGGTTCAGCCTGCCGTGCGCGTGGTTCTTCACCGCGACGGCGGCGAGCTGTTCCTCCGTCGTCCCGTACTCGTGCATGTGCCGCTTCGTGAGCAGGGCGAAGACGCCGGGGAAGGTGAGCCCCGTCGGCTGTTCGTACTGCCGGTGGGAGGCGGAGGCGAAGATGCGCGTCATCTCGGGGGTGTCCTTCCCGGTCTCGGGGGTACACCGCTCGACGCCGCCGACGAGGACGGCGTCGTGGACGCCGGCGTCGACGGCCTGCACGGCGTTCTTGAACGCGTTCGCCGAGGTGGCGCAGGCGTCCTCGAACCGCTGGACCTCCATGCCCGCTGCGCCGATGTGGCTCGCCATCCGCGGGCCGAGGTGCGTCTCGTTCTCCGCCTGGCCGCTCATCGCGTTGCCGAAGTAGAGCGCGTCGAGGTCGCGCGCCGCGACCCCGGCGTCGTCGAGCGCCGCGAACGCGGCCTCGCCGAACAGCTCCTGTAGGGGTGTGTCGTGGACGCCGAACTTCGTCATGCCGGCGCCGACGACGGCTGCACGTGCCATGCCACTACTCGTGTATCGGCGTTTATCAAGCAACCGCTTGCGACCGTCGGGCGCGTCCTACCGCCCGAACCGGCCCTCGCGCTTCGCGGACTCCCGGGACGTGCCGCCGTCGCCGGGGAACACGAACCAGACGAGCGCCGCGCCGACGACGGCCCCGCCGGCGAGCGCTCCCGCGAGGACGGGGAGCGTCGCCCCGGCCTGCACGGCGATGAGGCCCGCCGACACCGCGACCAGCGCCGTCGCGGCGAGCTTCACCTTCAGCGCGAACGACGCGCGCTCCTCGTTCGAGACGGGGTCCACCATCAGCGGTTCACCTCGGTCGACACGTGCATTCCCGTGAACAGCCACTCGTCGTCCTCGCGCAGCAGCGACCCGGACCACCGCGTGTCGAACTCGTAGCGGATGCCCGCCTCGGTGTCGTTCCACCCCATGTACACGTCGTCGGCGAACCACGCCGCCGGCCCTTCGCTCCCGACGCGGAGGTCCCGGGACTCCACTTCCCACCCGGTCGTGGTCGCCGTCTGGTCGCGCAGGCCCGCCGCGACGGCCTCGTACCCCGACAGCTCCTCGCCGACGCCGAACTTCACCGTCGTCTCGTCCTCGCGGAAGAACGGGTGAAGGGGGTCGCCGGCGCGCAACGCGTCGTAGTAGTCGCGTATCCTCGCGGCCGCGTTCATGCTCGTCGTGTGGGGAGCCGGCGACTTACCCCCACCGATGCGTCGGGCCGTCGGCGAGGCGAGAACGTACGTTTCATTAGCGCGTCCCCGGAACGTCGCGTATGAACGCCGCCGAGCGGGCCGCGTTGGTGACGCGGTACACCGAGGAGGCCGTGACGGAGGAGGAGATAGCGGACATCCTCGCGGAGCGCGACGACCCGCACGCCTACATCGGCTACGCCCCGACCGGCGAGATGCACATCGGCCACTTCACGACGATGCGGAAGCTGGCCGACTTCCTCGCCGCCGACGTGGAGGTGACGGTGCTGGTCGCGGACCTCCACGCCCACCTCGACGACGAGAAGTCGCCGTTCGAACTGCTCGACGCCCGCTCCGACTACTACGAGGCGGCCATCCGCGGGATGATCGAGGCCGCGGGCGCCGACCCGTCCGACGTGAACTTCGTCCGCGGGACGGAGTACCAGCTCGAGGAGCCGTACACGCTCGACCTCTACCGGCTCATCGCGGACACGACCATCTCGCGCGCCCAGCGGGCCGGCTCCGAGGTCGTCCGGCAGTCGGACAACCCCAAGCTCGGCGGGCTCGTCTACACCCTGATGCAGAGCCTCGACGTGGCGGCGCTCGACGCCGACATCGCCTACGGCGGCATCGACCAGCGCGGCATCTACATGCTCGCCCGCGAGGCGCTCCCGGACAGGGGTACGACAAACCGGCCTGTGTGTTCGCGCCGCTGCTGTCGGGGCTGACCGGCGGGAAGATGTCGGCCTCGGACGCCGGCTCGAAGGTGAACCTCACCGACTCGCCCGAGGCGGTCGAGGAGAAGATACAGGGCGCCTACTGCCCGCAGGGCGAGGTCGAGGACAACGGCGTCCTCGGGTACCTGAAGTACCTCGTCTTCCCCGTGTTCGACGAGCGCGGCGAGGAGCTCGTCGTCGAGCGGCCCGACGAGTACGGCGGCGACCTCGTCTACGGCGACTACGACGCGCTCGAAGCCGACTACGTCTCCGGGGAGCTCCACCCGGCGGACCTCAAGCCCGGCGCGGCCGCGGCCATCTCCGACGTCATCGACCCGGTTCGCGAGCGGCTGAACGCCGAGCCGGAACTGCTCGCCGCGGCCTACCCCGAGAAGTACGACTAGTCCTCCTGTCGCGGCAGGCGCACGGTGAACGCGGCGCCGCCCATCCCGCTCTCGCCGATGTCGAGCGACCCGCCGTAGCTGTCGACGATCTCCCGACACAGGTAGAGCCCCAGCCCCGTCCCGTCGCTCGCCTCGCCCTGCTCGCCCTTCTCCAGCACGCGCGAGCGCATCCCCTCGGGGATGCCGGGACCGTTGTCGGCGACGACGACCTCGACCGCGTCCGGGCCGGGCTCCGCCGAGACGCGCACGACCGGCTCGGCCGCGTCGTTGTGGGTGACGGCGTTCGTCAGGAGGTTGTGGAACAGCTCCGAGACGAGGTCGTCGGCGAGCACCTTCACGGGCGGGAAGACGCCGCCCTCCACCTCGAACGTCGCCCCGGGGTGGCCGTCCCGTGCCGACTCGATGGCCGCCGTGAGCGCGTCGTCGAGCGCCACCGGTTCGAGTTCGTGCTCGCCCCCCTCGAGGACCGTCTTCATGAACGACCGCATCGTGTTGATGAGCTCCGTCATCGAGTCCACGCGGTCGATGACGGTATCGACCCGCTCCAGCACCGCCTCGTCGTCCGTCTCGGATTCGAGCAGCTGGCCCTGCATCCGGACGACGTTCATCCCGTTGAGCAGGTCGTGGCGGAGCACGCGGTTGAGGAACTCCATCTGCTCGCGCTCGTGGCGGATGGTCTCCTCGCGGTCGAGCCGCCGCAGCGTCTCGCGGAGGTGGGTGGCGAGCAGTTCGACCGCGTCCGTCCGGCTCTCGTCGAGCGCGCCCGGGCGCGCGCCGAGCTGGAGCACGCCGCGGCCGCCGACCGGCACCGTCACGACCGGGCCGGCGTCGGTGTCGGTGACCATCGCGCCCCCGTCGGTCTCCACGAGCGGCCGGGACTCGCCGCCGGCCTCGTCCGCCGCCGCCGCGTCGAGCGGCCCGTCCGCGTTCCGGGTGCGTACGGTCTCCCCGTCCACGGACAGACACGCCCGGTCGTAGGGGACGACCCGCTCGGCCGCGCTCATCGTGAGGTCGTAGGCCGCGTCGGCGTCGGGCGCGTTCGCCATCTCCGAGGCGACCGTGTGGAGGTGTTCGATGCGGCTACGCGCGACCCGCTCGCGGGCGAGTTCCTTCTGTTCGGTCACGTCCGTGAGGACGAGGAACAGCTCCGCGGCGTCCCCGTCGGCCTCGTAGGGGACGATCTGCGCGATGAACTCCCGACGCTCGCCGCGGTCGTCGAGTTCGACCTCGACCTCGAAGGGGTCGCCGTCGGCGACCGCCCGGACGAACGCCGCACGGGAGTCGGTGTCGGCGGCGTCGATGACCCGCGAGAGCACGGCGGGCGCGCGGTCGAAGTTGGCGTCGAACGCGGCGTTGGTGGCGAGCGTCTCGACGCCGTCGGAGGCGAGCCGGAGCGTCGCCACGTCGTCGTCGGTGTTGTCGAACAGCGCGCTCGTGCGAGCCCGGGCGTGTTCGGTCTCGCGGCGCTGGCGGCGCCGGCGCACGTCGTAGAAGCCGACGGCGACGGCGACGAGACCGCCGATGAGTACCGCGTCCATGGCGATGACGAGCGGCTTCAGGTCGCCCTGGACGAACCCCTGGATGCCGATGACCCACGCGAAGACGACGCCGAAGCCGAGCGAGACGGCGTAGGTCCACTTCGTCACGGCGAGGGCGTCGCGGGCGGGCCACGGGCGGGTCGCGAGCCACACGCCCGTCACGACGAGCACCAGCGCGAGGCCGAGCGGAACGGCGTTCTCGACGGTCGTCGAGAGCAGCGACTTGTGCGGGGGGACGGCCACGTCCTGCCACATGTCGAACAGGGGGACGAGAAGGAGGAGGGCCCCGAGCAGGGAGACGGCCCCGCCCGCGACGGCACGTCGCCCCCGTTCCGAGAGAGTCATGTCCGGCGTACTCCCGAACCGCGGAAAAAAGGGGAGGGGGCCCGAAACCCTGAACGCCCGTTCGTGAGACGAAGCGGCACGATTACGTCGGTGTCACCCGGTGACGGCGGAGTCCGCGAACGGCTATAAGGAAGCCTCGTGTACGGAGTGTCGTGATGCAATCGACTTACCGAAGCGAAGCGAGTTGCCAGGTGATAGCATGATTCCGCTCCAGACCGACGTGTTCGCGGCGACCGGCGCGGCGGAGATATTCCTCCTCGCGCGTATCGTGTTCGGCGTGACGCTGGCGTTCATGGGACTGAACCACTTCCTGAACCTCGAGGAGATGACCGGCTACGCCCAGTTCAAGGGCCTCCCCGCGCCGGGCTTCAGCGTCGTCGCCTCCGGCGCGACGCTCGTTCTCGGCGGCCTCGGCCTCGTCGTCGGGGCCTTCCCCGTCCTCGCCGCGGGCGCGCTGGCGACGTTCCTGCTCGTCTCGGCCGTCACGATGCACGACTTCTGGTCGATAGACGACCCGGAGGAGAAGCAGAACGAGATGATCTCGTTCCAGAAGAACGTGTACGGCGCGGGCGCGGCGCTCGCCTTCCTCGTCGTCGGCGGCGTCGAGTGGACGTACGCGGTCGGCATCGGCCTGTTCTGAACGGTTGAAGTAGCCCCCCTTCCTCCCTCCCGTATGCACCGCCGCACCGCGGAGGGGGTCGTGTGGAGATAGACGCGCGCGAGAAGCCGTCGCTGTACCGCCTGCTGGCCGGCGCGGTCGTGCCCCGACCCATCGGCTGGATATCGACGCGCGGCCCCGAGCGCGACAACCTCGCGCCGTACTCGTTTTTCAACGTGGCGACGCCGTCGCCGCCGACGCTCGCGTTCTCCGCGGGGGACACCCGCGACGGGCTGAAGGACACCGCGCGCAACGCCGTCGAGTCGGGCGCGTTCGCCCACAACGTCGTCACCGCGGACCTCGCCGAGGCGATGAACGCCACCGCGACCGGCGACGAGGTGGACGAGTTCGAGCGCGCCGGCCTCGCGAAGGCCGAGTGCGAGACGGTGGACGCGCCGTACGTCGCCGACGCGAAGGTCGTCTTCGAGTGCGAGACGGTCGAGACAGTGGATTTCGGCGTCTCGACGCTCGTTCTCGGGCGCGTACGGTACGTCCACATCGACGACGCGGTAACCACGGACGGGAAGCTCGACACGACGAAACTCGACGTCGTCGGGCGGATGACCGGGTCGGAGTACACCCGGACGCGCGACCGCTTCGCGATGGAGCGTCCGGAGTAAAAAGCGGCGAGTTAGCACGTAACACGCACGTATCCGTCCGATACACCCAAGAGCCGACTCCGCCAAGCGCGCGTATGAGCCACGTCTGTCCGGAGTGCAACCGAACGTTCGGAACCGAACTCGCGCTGGCGCTCCACCGCGACACGTGCGGCCGCGACGAGATGCAGTGTACGGAGTGCGGCGCGCGGTTCGCGGAGGCGCGGGCGACGCGCGACGGCTGGCACTACGAGTGTCCGACGGAGGGGTGTGACGGCGCGGGCGTCGGCGAACAGCTGTACGCGCTCAATCGGTAGCCTCGGCCAGTTCGCGGAGGCGCCGGAGGCCGCGCTCGCAGACGGGCGCGTACGCGGCCCCGGGCAGCGGTATCTCGATGACCGCCGTACAGCCGCCGGCGCGCGCCTCGACGCGGTGGCCAGTCGCGGGGAGCTTCGCGACGTTCCACGTCCAGCGGTAGTCCGCGCAGGTGCGCACGGCGAAGGGGAGCCACAGCCCCGCGACGGTGCGCACGCGACCCTCCGTCCCGGCGGCGACGTAGCGGTCGGGGGACTCCACCTCGCGCACGGACGGGCCCCACTCGGCCCACGTCTCCGTGTCGCGGAACAGCTCCCACACGCGGTCGCGGGGGGCGGCGACCGGCTCGTGGACCTCGACGCGGCGGCCGTCCGGGGTACTCGCGAGGCGGGGCATTCGACCGTCGTTCGGCGGGCACCGGCATAAGTCCCCGAGGCCGGGGGGCGGCGTAGCTTTTTGTCCCGACGCGGCGACGCCGCGGTATGGAGTACACCACGCTCGGGAACACGGGCATCGAGGTGTCGCGCATCTGTCTGGGCTGTATGAGCTTCGGCGACCCGGACTGGCGCGCGTGGGTGAAGGGCGAGGAGTTCGGCACCGAACTCGTCGAGCGCGCCATCGACCTCGGTATCAACTTCTTCGACACGGCGAACATGTACTCGCGCGGCGAGAGCGAGCGCGTGCTCGGAAAGGCGCTGGAGGGGTACGACCGCGACGCGCAGGTCGTCGCGACGAAGGTGTTCTTCCAGATGCGCGACGACGACCCGAACTCCGGGGGGCTGTCGCGCAAGACCATCGAGCAGGAACTCGACGCCTCGCTCGACCGCCTCGGGACCGACACCATCGACCTCTACCAGACCCACCGCTGGGACTACGACACGCCCGTCGAGACGACGATGAGCGCGCTCACCGACGCCGTGCGCCGCGGCAAGGTGCGCCACCTCGGCGCGTCCTCGATGTGGGCCTACCAGCTCGCGACGGCCCAGCACACGGCCGACCGACAGGGGTTGGAGCGGTTCGCGACGATGCAGAACCACTACAACCTCGCCTACCGCGAGGAGGAGCGCGAGACGCTCCCCTGCGAGCAGGAGGGGATGGGGGTCATTCCGTGGTCGCCGCTCGCGCGCGGCTACCTCACCCGCCCCCACGAGGAGTACATGTCCACGAAGCGCGCCGAGACGGACGACTACGCGCAGGAGCACCCCTACGCGGACCGCGGCGGCAGGGAGATAAACGCCCGCGTCGAGGAACTCGCGGCCGAGTACGACGCCGAGATGGCCCAGATAGCACTCGCGTGGGTGCTCGCGAAGGACGTCGTCACCGCGCCCATCGTCGGGGCCTCCTCGATAGAACACCTCGAATCGGCGGTCGAGGCGCTGGAGATCGACCTCTCGGACTCCGACGTCGCGTACCTGGAGGAACCGTACGAGGCGGTCGGGGTCTCCGGACACGCCTGAGGGCGTGCGGAACGCTTAGGTGTCGGTCCGCCGACGGGCTACGCGATGACCGAGCGCGAGGTCGAGCTTCGACCCGATACTGGACGACGGCGTCGTCGAGACGGTGAGGGGCGCCCGACGGCCCCTGTTCGCGCTCGTCGAGTTCACCCCCACGGAGTTCCGCATCGCCTACGTCTCCTCCGCCACCCGCGCGCTGTACGGCGTCGAGGGGGACGACGACGAGGCGATGTACGACTACTTCGCCACCGTCCACGAGTACGTCAACCTCGACCTCGCGGAGATCGACCTGTTCACGGAGAGCCTCTTCCCGATGGCCGACGACGTGCGCTACATCACTACGGCGCTCGACATGGGAAAGATGGTCCGCGTCTACCTCACCGACGACCGCGGGGTGTTCGTCGCGATGCCGAGCGACGCGCCCGTCGAGTCCGTCGTGACCGCGCTGCGCGACGCGACCGAAGCGTAGCCGAGTTATCGTCGCCGGGTCCGCGCGACGGCGACCCCCACGACCGCGAGCGGCACGCCGAACGCGAGCAGGTACGGGAGCGCGTACGCGACGGTGACGCCGAGCGTCTTCACGGCCGTCACGACGCCGTCTATCGAGGCGGCGAACGCCTGCCCGAGTGTCGGCGTAGCCGGGCTCGGGCGTCGGCGTCGGCTCATCGGGCCGCTCCTCGCCGAGGGCGACCGTGAGGGTGGAGTAGGCGACCCGGTTCTCCAGCGAGCGCTGTCGGGCCGTCAACCGCTCCATCTCCGTCTGGACCTCGCTCAGTTCCTCGGAGACGCGCAGGACGGTGTCGGTGTCGTTGGCGTCCTCGTAGAGGTCGCGCAGGCGGTCGCGCTCGGCGCGGAGCGTTTCGAGGCGCGCCTCGATATCGACCAACCGGTCGGTCACGTCGGTCGTGTCCGAGGTGGCCTCGCGCACCTCGCCGTAGGTCTGAAGCGCGTCGAACGTCGCCCCGAACGACTCGGCGGGGACCCGTATCGTGACGGAGCCGGTCGTCCACGTCGTGTTCCCCGCGCCGTTGACCGAGCGGGTGGAGGCCGCGACGTAGCCCCCGCGGTCCCGGGCGAGTTCGGTCACGCGGGCGCTGGCGTTCGCGTACGAGTCCACGGTCAGCGAGACGGTGCCGGTGCGTATCACCGCGCGGTCGGCGCGCGCGGCGTCGCCGGCCGTCGACTCGGTGTCGGCGGCGGCGGTGGCCGTCCCGGCCGGCGTCGGCCGCCTCGGCGCCGCCGTCGCCGCCGGACTGTGCGAACGAGCCGTCGTCGTTCGGGCCGGACGACCCGCCGGAACAGCCGGCGAGCGCGAGCAGGAGGACGAGCGCGAGGACCGCGGCGGTTCGGCGCATAGCGGGGTCGGCCCGCCCCGATAAACGGGTGTGGTACTCAAACACGCGTTTGACCCACCGCGAGCGTCAGGCCCAAACCGCCCGCGGCCCTATGTTCGGTCATGACCGACACCGCCCGGACGATGGCCGAACCGGCGGTCCTGTCGATGGTGTGGCGCGACGCGCTGTTCGCCCACTGGCCCGTCGAGCCGTCGCTCGTGGCCGAGCGCCTCCCCGACCGGCTCTCCGTGGACACCCACGACGGCGAGGCGTACCGGGGGTCGTCCCGTTCGTGATGGAGGACATCAGCCCGCGGGGCGTCCCGTTCGGGCTCTCGTTCGGGGAGATAAACCTCCGGACCTACGTCCGCGGCCCGGACGGCACGCCGGGCATCTACTTCTTCAACCTCGACGCGGACGACCGACTGGGGTGTTCGTCGCCTGGTCGCTGTTCGAACTCCCTACTACCGCGCCGAGATAACGGTGGAGCGGGGCGACCGCGAGGTGCGGTTCCGGTCGCGCCGCGTCGGGGACGCGGAGCCGGCGGCGTTCGACGCCACCTACAGCCCCGTCGGCGAGCGGTTCGAGGCCGAGCCGGGGTCGCTCCCGCACTTCCTCACGGAGCGGTACCGCTTCTACACGGAGGGGCGCGACCGGCTCTACTACGGCGACATCGACCACGAGCCGTGGGCGCTCTCCGAGGCGCGCGCGAGATACGCGAGAACGACCTGTTCCGGGTGAACGGCTTCGCGGAGCCGGACGGCGACCCCTGCTCCACTACGCGCCGCGGCTGGACGTGACCGCCGGCCGCGTCCACCGGGTGTGATTTGTACCTCCGGCGAGTGGGGCCGCCAATGAGCGACGACGCGGTCGAACCCGCGATACGGCGGGTCGGAGCGGACGACGGCGCGGGCGACGACACGCCGTCGCCGACCT from Halosegnis marinus carries:
- a CDS encoding DUF5804 family protein; protein product: MTRVCLVGSDDVNLRYELVSRETARDALATYDLAEPYANTVALETISLGSAVSLLNDLNWYLVRFADAALVLEPSVSDEEWLSRELAAAVRDDEVSAEASARYLKVYGVTAENELVEPMFVTRTGHELPDYDLREVEDTLRVRVTESEFGA
- a CDS encoding thioredoxin family protein; its protein translation is MQLETMRPNPAWDEASYEDAVAAFAAVADEITVRVWGGDWCKDCRAQLPDFGAALDAAGVPEDRVHHYPVEKNDDGSKSGELVDEYGVELIPTVVVERDGEEVARFVEDEPVPIVVYLADRL
- a CDS encoding Zn-ribbon domain-containing OB-fold protein; translated protein: MTLTYAEWTEALREDRLLGLACSCGHTNGTPTGACPHCGNRDLERVELPMTGVVHTETTIQVPPAGVAERGYQVGVVELGDARVMGRFGDEHAAIGDEVALAGVVEGDDGHPGPLFERV
- a CDS encoding thiolase C-terminal domain-containing protein; the protein is MARAAVVGAGMTKFGVHDTPLQELFGEAAFAALDDAGVAARDLDALYFGNAMSGQAENETHLGPRMASHIGAAGMEVQRFEDACATSANAFKNAVQAVDAGVHDAVLVGGVERCTPETGKDTPEMTRIFASASHRQYEQPTGLTFPGVFALLTKRHMHEYGTTEEQLAAVAVKNHAHGRLNPRAHFGKETTVEEVLEGPVVADPFRLMDCCPFSDGASAVVVVSDDLADSYDAPVDVTGVGHATDVVPIGDKANLTATQAARDAAESAYEQAGITADDADFAEVHDCFTGAEVLASEAIGFAPDGEGGAYAAEGRTSLDGDRPINPSGGLKAKGHPIGATGTAQIVELTEQIRGTVGERQVAGADTGVAHNLGGDSATTVVSVLEGRA
- a CDS encoding nuclear transport factor 2 family protein; translated protein: MNAAARIRDYYDALRAGDPLHPFFREDETTVKFGVGEELSGYEAVAAGLRDQTATTTGWEVESRDLRVGSEGPAAWFADDVYMGWNDTEAGIRYEFDTRWSGSLLREDDEWLFTGMHVSTEVNR
- a CDS encoding sensor histidine kinase — its product is MTLSERGRRAVAGGAVSLLGALLLLVPLFDMWQDVAVPPHKSLLSTTVENAVPLGLALVLVVTGVWLATRPWPARDALAVTKWTYAVSLGFGVVFAWVIGIQGFVQGDLKPLVIAMDAVLIGGLVAVAVGFYDVRRRRQRRETEHARARTSALFDNTDDDVATLRLASDGVETLATNAAFDANFDRAPAVLSRVIDAADTDSRAAFVRAVADGDPFEVEVELDDRGERREFIAQIVPYEADGDAAELFLVLTDVTEQKELARERVARSRIEHLHTVASEMANAPDADAAYDLTMSAAERVVPYDRACLSVDGETVRTRNADGPLDAAAADEAGGESRPLVETDGGAMVTDTDAGPVVTVPVGGRGVLQLGARPGALDESRTDAVELLATHLRETLRRLDREETIRHEREQMEFLNRVLRHDLLNGMNVVRMQGQLLESETDDEAVLERVDTVIDRVDSMTELINTMRSFMKTVLEGGEHELEPVALDDALTAAIESARDGHPGATFEVEGGVFPPVKVLADDLVSELFHNLLTNAVTHNDAAEPVVRVSAEPGPDAVEVVVADNGPGIPEGMRSRVLEKGEQGEASDGTGLGLYLCREIVDSYGGSLDIGESGMGGAAFTVRLPRQED
- a CDS encoding DoxX family protein, yielding MIPLQTDVFAATGAAEIFLLARIVFGVTLAFMGLNHFLNLEEMTGYAQFKGLPAPGFSVVASGATLVLGGLGLVVGAFPVLAAGALATFLLVSAVTMHDFWSIDDPEEKQNEMISFQKNVYGAGAALAFLVVGGVEWTYAVGIGLF
- a CDS encoding flavin reductase family protein, yielding MEIDAREKPSLYRLLAGAVVPRPIGWISTRGPERDNLAPYSFFNVATPSPPTLAFSAGDTRDGLKDTARNAVESGAFAHNVVTADLAEAMNATATGDEVDEFERAGLAKAECETVDAPYVADAKVVFECETVETVDFGVSTLVLGRVRYVHIDDAVTTDGKLDTTKLDVVGRMTGSEYTRTRDRFAMERPE
- a CDS encoding transcriptional regulator translates to MSHVCPECNRTFGTELALALHRDTCGRDEMQCTECGARFAEARATRDGWHYECPTEGCDGAGVGEQLYALNR
- a CDS encoding SRPBCC family protein; the encoded protein is MPRLASTPDGRRVEVHEPVAAPRDRVWELFRDTETWAEWGPSVREVESPDRYVAAGTEGRVRTVAGLWLPFAVRTCADYRWTWNVAKLPATGHRVEARAGGCTAVIEIPLPGAAYAPVCERGLRRLRELAEATD